One region of Populus trichocarpa isolate Nisqually-1 chromosome 4, P.trichocarpa_v4.1, whole genome shotgun sequence genomic DNA includes:
- the LOC7476351 gene encoding GDSL esterase/lipase At5g45920, with protein MRPKIYLFGDSITEVSFGDGGWAASLSNHFSRTVDVVLKGHSGYNTRWALKVAERIFPPVGSGGAPTLAVTVFFGANDACLSDRYAAFQHVPLHEYKQNLHSLISFFKKRWAETVILLVTPPPIDEDARLRHPYMENPSGLPERTNEAAGAYAQTCISVAKECGCPVVDLWTKIQEFPDWKEACLCDGLHLTQTGNRIVFEEVVKILEEQGLSPGKLPAEAPLFADIDPKDPLKAFEGY; from the exons ATGAGACCAAAGATTTATCTTTTTGGCGACTCTATCACTGAAGTTTCCTTTGGTGATGGTGGTTGGGCTGCCTCTCTCAGCAACCATTTCTCTCGCACG GTTGATGTTGTGCTGAAAGGGCATAGTGGGTACAATACCAGGTGGGCTCTTAAGGTGGCAGAGAGGATATTTCCGCCGGTGGGAAGTGGTGGTGCACCGACTTTGGCTGTTACTGTGTTTTTTGGTGCAAACGATGCTTGCCTTTCCGATAGATACGCTGCCTTTCAACACGTGCCTCTCCATGAATACAAGCAGAACCTTCACTCTCTCATCTCATTTTTCAAG AAGCGTTGGGCAGAGACTGTTATTCTCCTCGTCACTCCTCCTCCAATTGACGAAGATGCACGCCTCCG ACATCCATACATGGAGAACCCATCAGGTCTACCTGAGAGGACAAATGAAGCTGCTGGTGCTTATGCTCAGACATGCATTTCTGTTGCCAAAGAATGTGGATGCCCAGTGGTAGATCTCTGGACCAAAATACAAGAGTTTCCTGACTGGAAGGAAGCTTGTCTAtg TGATGGCTTGCATCTTACTCAGACTGGCAACAGGATTGTGTTCGAGGAAGTGGTCAAGATACTGGAGGAGCAGGGCTTAAGTCCAGGAAAATTGCCAGCTGAGGCCCCACTTTTCGCCGACATTGACCCTAAGGATCCACTCAAAGCATTTGAGGGTTATTAA